The window GATTTAAGGAAAATATCCGTTCCATTGGAAATTAAGGGGGCTTAACCATAACTATTAATACCGTGTACTTCCATTGCATCTACTGCAGATATACCTTGAAATTAAATGTTTATATATAAATCAAATCTAAAATTTTGGTAAATGAATCTCCAGATTACAGGTTTTATCAGGGCTTAAGAGATGCTTTAAACTACGTAACTCCCTCTCCAGTTTATCCCCTGCCTGTTGAAAACATAAAAATCAGGCATTAACTTTAAGAAACATGCATTTATCTATCCATCTCCCTTTGTGAATTTCTCATCTATCAGGTTTGACTTATCTTAATTATACTAAACAACAAACAAGGTTTCCAGAATTACTGAGAATCAAGAGTGAAAGACACTTTGAATATTAACAGTTATGCCTTTCCATATATCTTTTCCATGTCTGGGCGATATACTGTCTGATATATTCTGTCTGATATATTCTATCTAATATATTCAGTTTGAAATATTCTGTCTGGCTAGTGTTCTGAGTTTCCAATATACTAACTTTAAAATTAAAAAAAGGAAAAAAGCACGTATGAACTCATAAAGTGTGTATAGCTAACTAAATTTATTTAATAAGTTATTAACTTTGCAGACTCTACCGGTGTATTAACCGTACATATTAATTGTCAGTATCAACCACCTTAACCCGTGACATCCGGGTATTATTATTTTTATGTGAAGAGGGTTATTCATGATAAAGGCTCAATCATTAGACGGCTTATTCGAAAAATTACTTGACGGAAAGTCAATTTTCAAAAACAAAGAGGTTCTTCGTCCTTCTTATACACCGGACCTGTTATTACACAGGAACGAACAGATAAACAGTCTTGCAACTATTCTGGTTTCTGCACTCAGGGGAGAGACTCCCTCCAATGTCCTTATTTATGGGAAAACAGGGACAGGAAAGACTGCAGTGACCAGATATGTAGGAAAGGAGCTTGAAAGGGTAAGTGAAGACAAGTCAGTTTTCTGTTCTGTTGTTTATATTAACTGCGAGGTAATCGATACTCAGTACAGGCTTCTTGCAAACCTTGCCAGGCATTTTGAAGAAGAGGTCCCTATGACCGGGTGGCCCACGGACCAGGTCTTCATGAAATTTAAGGAAGCCATCGATGCAAGAGATCAGGTTATTATCATCATTCTGGACGAAATTGACAAGCTGATCAAGAAAGGTGATGATGTCCTCTACAATCTTTCAAGAATCAATACCGACCTCAAAAAAGCCAAGGTCAGTATGATCGGGGTTTCTAACGACCTCAAATTTACGGAGTTTCTGGACCCCAGAGTCAAAAGTTCCCTGGGCGAAGAGGAACTGATCTTTCCACCTTATGATGCCGAGCAGATAAGCGACATCCTGAAACAAAGGGCAAAAATGGCTTACAACGACGGAGTGCTTGGTGAAATGGTAATCCCACTCTGTGCAGCCTTTGCAGCTCAGGAACACGGGGATGCCCGCAGGGCACTTGACCTTCTGCGTGTTTCAGGAGAAATTGCAGAGAGAGAGAACCTGCCTCAAGTTCTTGAAGAGCACGTCAGGCGTGCGCAGGAAAAGATCGAAGTCGACCGTGTTGTAGAAGTTGTAAGGACCCTCCCCACCCAGTCCAAGCTTGTGCTCTACAGCATCATCATGCTCAGGAGCCGGGGAAGAGAAGGCAAGAACGTCACAACCGGTGAGATGTATAATGTCTACCGCCAGCTCTGTCATCATATTGACGTGGATATCCTTACCCAGCGCAGGGTCACCGACCTGATGTCAGAACTTGACATGCTGGGCATCGTGAATGCCGTGGTAGTTAGTAAGGGCCGTTACGGAAGGACAAAAGAAATTTCGTTGAGCGTTCCTGCGGAAAACACTCGCAAAGTACTTCTTGAAGACTATAGGCTCAAACCCCTTGTAGATTTCAAAGCCTCCGTCTTTAACAAGATGTTTTCATAAAGTCCGGATTATCTTCCTTATCCGGCCTTTCTGGTTTTTCCCCACAATTTTCTTTTCAGTAACTTTTCCTTTAATCTTTCAGAAAATAGCCTTCGTTTTTCAGGAAATAATATATATGATCCTGTGGTTTGACTAGGAGCATATCATAATTCATACTTCAGGTATAGATCCATATTATTCAAACTCCCCACTATTCAAATTCTATACTATACAAGTTTCTACCAGAGCTAATGATCGAAGTTACTAACTCGAGTTTCTATTGAGATTCTAACTGAGATTCTAACTGAGATTCTAACTGAGATTCTAACTAAATTCTAACTAAGATTTTAACTAAGATTCTAACTAAGATTTCTATTGAGGCTTCTACTCAAATTTATAGCTCAGGCTTATATTTCAAATCTAAGGATTCAGGTTTAAAAGGTAATTTTTGATGAAGATAATAGCGTTTGTAGGTATGCCAGCTTCGGGAAAATCCGAAGCTTCCAGGATTGCTGCTGAGATGGGCATTCCTGTTATTATTATGGGTGATGTGATCCGGAAGGAAGTACTGAAACGCGGGCTTGAACCCAACGATTCCAATACCGGAATGGTTGCAACGGACCTCCGTAAGTGTGAGGGCATGGATGCTGTTTCCAGGCGCTGTGTTTCTCAGATTAGAGAAACAGGCTCGGAACTTGTAGTCGTTGATGGTGTGCGCGGGATTGCCGAAGTGGAGTGCTTCAGGCAGGAATTCGGAAAAGGCTTTATCCTGATTTCTATTTACGCTCCCATTGAGATTCGCTTTTCCAGAGTCCAGAAGAGGGGCAGAAGCGATGATATGAACAGTATCGAAGGCCTTCGCAACAGGGATGAACGAGAGCTCAGCTGGGGCATGGGAGAAGCTATAGAAGCCTCTAATGTGGAGATCGAAAACAATTCCACTCTTGAAGCCTTCAGAAAAAATGTTGTTGATGTTTTGGGGAACTATTCAGGACCAGGCCCAAAAAAATAACATCTCAAGAACAAATCTGACAGGATCAACTGAAAACTTTCCGGAACAATCAGGAACAATCAGGAACAATCAGGAACAATCAGGAACAATCAGGAACAATCACATTGAGATTATAGTGGAGTAGATTTATGATAAGTGTAAAGATTTTAGCAGCGGTATATCCCACGGAAAACCCTGAAAAGGTCATTAAAGCAATTTCAGGCCTTTTTACGGGAATCGAAATTCAAAAAGAAACTATTGAATCAACGGAATCCGAAAAAGGAGTTTCTC is drawn from Methanosarcina lacustris Z-7289 and contains these coding sequences:
- a CDS encoding ORC1-type DNA replication protein translates to MIKAQSLDGLFEKLLDGKSIFKNKEVLRPSYTPDLLLHRNEQINSLATILVSALRGETPSNVLIYGKTGTGKTAVTRYVGKELERVSEDKSVFCSVVYINCEVIDTQYRLLANLARHFEEEVPMTGWPTDQVFMKFKEAIDARDQVIIIILDEIDKLIKKGDDVLYNLSRINTDLKKAKVSMIGVSNDLKFTEFLDPRVKSSLGEEELIFPPYDAEQISDILKQRAKMAYNDGVLGEMVIPLCAAFAAQEHGDARRALDLLRVSGEIAERENLPQVLEEHVRRAQEKIEVDRVVEVVRTLPTQSKLVLYSIIMLRSRGREGKNVTTGEMYNVYRQLCHHIDVDILTQRRVTDLMSELDMLGIVNAVVVSKGRYGRTKEISLSVPAENTRKVLLEDYRLKPLVDFKASVFNKMFS
- a CDS encoding dephospho-CoA kinase, with the translated sequence MKIIAFVGMPASGKSEASRIAAEMGIPVIIMGDVIRKEVLKRGLEPNDSNTGMVATDLRKCEGMDAVSRRCVSQIRETGSELVVVDGVRGIAEVECFRQEFGKGFILISIYAPIEIRFSRVQKRGRSDDMNSIEGLRNRDERELSWGMGEAIEASNVEIENNSTLEAFRKNVVDVLGNYSGPGPKK